A genomic stretch from Marinimicrobium sp. C6131 includes:
- a CDS encoding bifunctional alpha/beta hydrolase/OsmC family protein — MPRQKVEFTNADGHTLAGALELPDSGTPKAYALFAHCFTCGKDVIAATHIARTLADQGIAVLRFDFTGLGSSEGDFANTTFSGNVSDLEAAAKFLANEHQAPALLVGHSLGGAAVLAVARRLRSVQAVVTIASPASPQHVEHLFADQACDIRREGRAPVTIAGRTFELGAELLEDLENWPLEETVGALRKPLLIFHSPVDQVVNVDEAAKIFQAAKHPKSFVSLDDADHLLSDQSDADYVALTLTAWASRYLKLEPVQAQSHDRPQVGAGEVLITEQDAHFLRGLYTADHQWQADEPKDKGGSNQGPNPYDLLLMSLGACTSMTLRMYINHKKLPVENLEVRLRHERVHAEDCQDCETKDGMISEIQRELSYEGSLSDEQHQRLLDIADKCPVHKTLKGEIRILTRSPFVAS, encoded by the coding sequence ATGCCACGCCAGAAAGTTGAATTCACCAACGCCGATGGCCACACCCTGGCCGGCGCTCTGGAACTGCCCGACAGCGGCACCCCCAAGGCTTACGCCCTGTTTGCCCACTGTTTTACCTGCGGCAAGGACGTGATCGCCGCCACCCACATCGCCCGCACTCTCGCCGATCAGGGCATCGCGGTACTGCGCTTTGACTTTACCGGCCTGGGCAGCAGTGAAGGCGATTTTGCCAACACCACTTTTTCGGGCAATGTGTCGGACCTTGAGGCGGCCGCAAAGTTTCTCGCCAACGAGCACCAGGCGCCCGCCCTACTGGTTGGCCACAGTCTGGGTGGCGCCGCGGTACTGGCAGTGGCCCGACGACTCAGATCCGTTCAGGCGGTGGTCACCATTGCCTCCCCGGCTTCTCCGCAACATGTGGAGCATCTGTTTGCCGACCAGGCCTGCGATATCCGCCGGGAAGGTCGCGCTCCAGTCACCATCGCCGGGCGAACCTTTGAGCTGGGAGCGGAGCTTCTGGAAGACCTGGAGAACTGGCCGCTGGAGGAAACCGTCGGCGCCCTGCGCAAACCTTTACTGATTTTCCACTCCCCTGTGGATCAGGTGGTCAACGTGGATGAAGCGGCAAAAATTTTCCAGGCCGCCAAACATCCCAAAAGCTTCGTCTCGCTGGACGACGCCGACCACCTGCTCAGCGACCAGAGCGATGCCGACTATGTCGCACTCACCCTCACCGCCTGGGCCAGCCGCTACCTGAAGCTCGAACCGGTGCAGGCACAAAGTCACGACCGCCCACAGGTCGGCGCCGGTGAAGTCCTGATTACCGAGCAGGACGCGCACTTCCTGCGCGGTCTGTACACGGCCGACCACCAGTGGCAGGCCGACGAGCCAAAGGACAAAGGCGGCAGCAATCAGGGGCCCAACCCCTACGACCTGCTGTTGATGTCTCTGGGTGCCTGCACGTCCATGACCCTGCGCATGTACATCAATCACAAAAAGCTGCCAGTGGAAAATCTGGAGGTCCGTCTCAGGCATGAGCGCGTCCACGCCGAGGACTGCCAGGATTGTGAAACCAAAGACGGCATGATCAGCGAGATTCAGCGCGAGCTGAGCTACGAGGGTTCGCTGAGCGACGAGCAACACCAACGACTGCTGGACATCGCCGACAAGTGCCCGGTGCACAAGACGCTGAAGGGCGAAATCCGGATTCTCACCCGTAGCCCATTCGTCGCGTCATAA
- the pbpG gene encoding D-alanyl-D-alanine endopeptidase yields MTLFNKIRSSSIASFLPWGALLTFLLAPVALAEEAPDPERLKLASVSAAVAPIGAETPLYTKRADWSMPIASVTKLMTGLVVLESGAALDEWLTVEERHFPPAANAFSRLRPESEARRGDLLRIALMSSENYAAYLLARHHPEGYDAFIEAMNDKARSLGMTRTRFVDSSGLSDANVSSAGDLLKLVQAAYANQTLRELSADGRHSVRFRNPGYTLHFGNTNPLVHSGRWEVDLTKTGYLTAAGRCLVMVTEMNGEPTAVVLLNSFGTRTPLGDAGRIRRWLENGTASTVAQAALRYEQETAERLSGQQVAESGAAPTL; encoded by the coding sequence ATGACCCTATTCAATAAAATCAGATCCTCGTCGATCGCGAGTTTTCTGCCCTGGGGGGCGCTGCTTACCTTCCTGTTGGCCCCGGTGGCCCTGGCCGAGGAGGCCCCGGATCCCGAACGGCTGAAGCTGGCCTCGGTGAGTGCTGCGGTGGCGCCAATCGGGGCCGAAACTCCCCTCTATACCAAACGCGCGGACTGGAGCATGCCCATCGCGTCGGTCACAAAGCTGATGACCGGGCTGGTGGTTCTGGAGTCCGGGGCCGCTCTGGATGAATGGTTGACCGTCGAGGAGCGCCACTTTCCTCCGGCGGCCAACGCCTTTTCCCGTTTGCGCCCCGAGTCTGAAGCCCGACGCGGCGATCTGCTGCGTATTGCACTGATGTCATCGGAAAACTACGCCGCTTACTTGTTGGCCCGCCATCACCCCGAGGGTTACGACGCGTTCATCGAAGCGATGAATGACAAGGCCCGATCCCTGGGGATGACCCGCACGCGCTTTGTTGACTCCTCGGGTCTGTCGGACGCCAACGTCTCCAGTGCCGGTGACCTTCTGAAACTGGTGCAGGCCGCCTACGCGAACCAGACGCTTCGGGAGCTGAGCGCCGATGGCCGCCACAGTGTGCGCTTTCGCAACCCGGGCTACACCTTGCACTTTGGCAACACCAACCCGCTGGTGCACAGCGGTCGATGGGAGGTGGATCTCACCAAAACCGGCTACCTGACGGCGGCCGGGCGTTGCCTGGTGATGGTGACGGAAATGAATGGCGAGCCGACCGCGGTGGTCCTGCTGAACTCGTTCGGCACCCGCACGCCGTTGGGCGATGCGGGTCGGATCCGGCGCTGGCTCGAGAATGGCACCGCCAGCACGGTGGCCCAAGCGGCGCTGCGTTACGAGCAGGAGACCGCCGAACGCCTGAGTGGGCAGCAAGTGGCGGAAAGCGGCGCCGCGCCAACGCTCTGA
- a CDS encoding RNA polymerase sigma factor, whose amino-acid sequence MTLDFRSQLVALLPRLRRFALGLTASRDEADDLVQAACEKALVKQDQWQPDTRLDSWLYRIIQTQRIDHLRRAKRSPVSVPEDAMPDWEDTRSADRAENEDLLRHTLRALVQLPEEQRVVMLLVVVEGHSYREVAEQLGIPQGTVMSRLARARLRVQALLAPTEQANEQP is encoded by the coding sequence ATGACACTGGATTTTCGTTCGCAGCTGGTGGCGCTGTTGCCGCGCCTGAGGCGGTTTGCGTTGGGCTTGACCGCCAGTCGGGACGAGGCGGATGACCTTGTACAGGCCGCCTGCGAAAAGGCGTTGGTCAAACAGGATCAGTGGCAGCCGGACACCCGGCTGGATTCCTGGCTGTACCGGATCATCCAGACCCAGCGGATTGACCACTTGCGCCGTGCAAAACGCTCTCCGGTGAGCGTGCCGGAGGACGCCATGCCGGACTGGGAGGATACCCGGAGTGCCGACCGGGCCGAGAACGAAGACCTGCTCCGGCACACCCTGAGAGCCCTGGTGCAGTTACCCGAGGAGCAGCGGGTGGTGATGCTGCTGGTGGTGGTAGAAGGCCACTCCTATCGGGAAGTGGCGGAGCAACTGGGAATTCCACAGGGCACGGTCATGAGCCGTTTGGCGCGCGCCCGCCTGCGAGTGCAGGCGCTTCTGGCTCCCACGGAGCAGGCAAACGAGCAGCCTTGA
- a CDS encoding protease modulator HflK family protein yields MLSDRRIRTSLIAIGADLLLTGAKVGLALLTGSAALLADAYHSGTDLVVSLVLLVSLIIRFRQERKGAQAGQKARMLESLLAIAVALLILYIPVEILLELNARSAEDVRFLWAGILGVLVILALVHFMARLKTYVGQETDSPALEADGYHSKIDLFTTLAVLASLVGLLVGINIDEPVALIIALLIAVAGIELLMSGIQGLRYRQELDPISLLEPALEWLARRSFSQPLAKLGRRLARALYRFRWLPLAGLSVAWLSTGVHTIPAGYTGIHSRFGAPVNIGLEAGLHLSLPWPVDSVQPLAHGTVHTAQVGSRHTLPESERRGSLWREVKTPQAHEDITDYLVTQDENLIDLQFALHYRIKNPAQMALRTHDLPALITRTTEAALWEETAGHLFFELLSHGQHDFAERVALQTQTQLQALGVGIQVVDAQVLVAQPPAVAVRAYRDLLNAEQEKRQYQTRAEAQQIHDRLMAQAERTQQQARVSADAKERILQAEGAVERFLSLAEVYRERSNAVGFEQQLQHTTDTLRGRRLWLTDPALDTDDIRLWGPQSLLGTDDRK; encoded by the coding sequence ATGCTCAGTGATCGACGCATACGCACCTCGCTGATCGCGATCGGGGCGGACCTTTTACTGACCGGCGCCAAGGTGGGGCTGGCGCTGCTCACCGGCAGCGCGGCACTGCTCGCCGACGCCTATCACTCGGGCACCGATCTGGTGGTCTCACTGGTGCTTCTGGTCAGTCTGATCATCCGCTTTCGTCAGGAACGCAAAGGTGCACAGGCGGGACAGAAGGCGCGGATGCTGGAATCGCTGTTGGCCATCGCGGTCGCCCTGTTGATTCTGTACATCCCGGTGGAAATTCTGCTGGAGCTGAACGCCCGAAGCGCCGAGGATGTGCGCTTCCTCTGGGCGGGCATTCTCGGTGTGCTGGTCATTCTCGCCCTGGTGCACTTCATGGCCAGGCTGAAAACCTATGTGGGCCAGGAAACCGATTCACCGGCACTGGAAGCCGATGGCTATCACAGCAAAATCGACCTGTTCACCACCCTCGCCGTGCTCGCCTCTCTGGTGGGACTCCTGGTCGGTATCAATATTGACGAACCGGTCGCCCTGATTATCGCACTGCTGATTGCCGTCGCCGGCATTGAGTTATTGATGTCCGGCATACAGGGCCTTCGCTACCGACAGGAACTGGACCCCATCTCGCTGCTCGAACCAGCGCTGGAGTGGCTGGCCCGACGGTCCTTCAGTCAACCGCTGGCCAAACTCGGGCGAAGGCTCGCGCGGGCGTTGTACCGGTTTCGCTGGCTTCCTCTGGCCGGCTTGTCCGTCGCCTGGCTCTCCACCGGGGTGCACACCATTCCCGCCGGGTACACCGGCATTCACAGCCGCTTCGGGGCGCCGGTGAACATCGGACTGGAGGCGGGTTTACACCTGAGTCTGCCCTGGCCGGTGGATAGCGTTCAACCATTGGCCCATGGAACGGTTCACACCGCTCAGGTCGGCAGCCGTCATACACTACCCGAGAGCGAACGCCGCGGGTCACTGTGGCGGGAGGTCAAGACCCCGCAGGCCCATGAAGACATCACCGACTACCTGGTGACCCAGGACGAAAACCTCATCGATCTGCAGTTCGCATTGCACTACCGCATCAAGAACCCCGCACAGATGGCGCTGCGCACTCACGATCTTCCGGCGCTCATCACCCGCACCACCGAAGCGGCGCTTTGGGAAGAAACCGCGGGCCACCTGTTTTTTGAGCTGTTAAGCCACGGTCAACACGATTTTGCCGAACGGGTTGCCCTCCAGACTCAGACGCAATTACAGGCGCTCGGCGTCGGCATACAGGTTGTGGACGCGCAAGTGCTGGTCGCCCAGCCACCGGCCGTGGCGGTGCGCGCCTACCGCGACCTGCTCAACGCCGAGCAGGAAAAGCGTCAGTACCAGACCCGCGCTGAAGCGCAACAGATTCACGATCGTCTGATGGCCCAGGCCGAACGCACACAACAACAAGCCAGAGTGAGCGCGGACGCCAAGGAACGGATTCTGCAGGCCGAGGGTGCGGTGGAACGCTTCCTGTCGCTGGCCGAGGTGTACCGAGAGCGCAGCAACGCGGTCGGCTTCGAGCAGCAATTGCAACACACCACCGACACACTCAGGGGCCGTCGCCTGTGGTTGACCGACCCGGCCCTGGACACCGACGACATCAGACTTTGGGGGCCCCAGAGTTTACTGGGGACTGACGACAGGAAATAA
- the hflC gene encoding protease modulator HflC, translating into MKKLLWTLAAVILLGYLGISSALVVPETHMAMVTQFGKPTRAIHQAGLAFKWPDPIETAVFFDKRQQLLSLEPTELVTLDRRNLVVSAFVVWRIVDPGQFLTSLRSMETAEQRLSTLASSEIGAALAARPITQIFTLNEQDFQLNEMFEQISRSANRIAEQELGIEVVTVRPNRFGFPKQNLLAIYKRMESERDRIARQYRAEGQEQAATLRAETEREVRQMRAQAQREAQALIGQSEAEAARLYAEAYQTNAEYYRFIRTLEAYNQILGEDTRLVLSADSPLFDLLFNPPEFDRP; encoded by the coding sequence GTGAAAAAACTGCTCTGGACACTCGCCGCTGTGATTCTGCTGGGCTACCTGGGTATCAGCTCGGCACTGGTGGTCCCGGAAACGCACATGGCCATGGTGACGCAATTCGGGAAACCCACCCGGGCCATTCATCAGGCCGGGTTGGCCTTCAAGTGGCCGGACCCGATCGAAACCGCGGTGTTCTTTGATAAACGCCAACAGCTGCTATCGCTTGAGCCCACAGAGCTGGTCACCCTGGACCGGCGCAACCTGGTGGTCAGTGCCTTTGTGGTCTGGCGTATCGTCGACCCCGGCCAGTTTCTGACCAGCCTGCGCAGCATGGAAACGGCGGAACAGCGGTTGAGCACCCTGGCCAGCTCGGAAATCGGCGCGGCACTGGCAGCCCGGCCGATCACCCAGATTTTTACCCTCAACGAACAGGACTTCCAACTCAACGAAATGTTCGAGCAGATCAGCCGCTCCGCCAACCGCATTGCCGAGCAGGAGTTGGGTATCGAGGTGGTGACCGTACGGCCCAACCGGTTCGGCTTTCCCAAGCAGAATCTGTTGGCCATTTACAAGCGCATGGAGTCCGAGCGCGATCGTATCGCCCGTCAGTATCGCGCCGAGGGACAGGAGCAGGCCGCCACACTGCGCGCGGAAACCGAGCGGGAGGTCCGGCAGATGCGTGCCCAGGCACAACGTGAAGCCCAGGCACTGATCGGACAAAGCGAGGCAGAGGCGGCCCGGCTGTACGCCGAAGCCTATCAGACCAACGCCGAATACTATCGCTTCATCCGTACCCTGGAGGCGTATAACCAGATCCTGGGCGAAGACACCCGATTGGTGCTCTCGGCGGACTCGCCTCTGTTCGATTTACTGTTCAACCCACCGGAGTTCGACCGGCCGTGA
- the hflK gene encoding FtsH protease activity modulator HflK produces the protein MTLHDDIRHILKQVRPLLITGLAVLLPALYVLSGFYSVGTEERGVILRFGQLVDDQVLPGMHYHWPWPIESVHTVPATTLRTLELDFSASAPQALQPELTTGDEDLVDIALLVQYNIGSPGEYLGSAEAPEALLEQLARTHTIAYIGAHAIDPLLTVGRTRLQNQLKLDLQRSVEALGLGLRVTSVQLRRLEPPPSIKAAFDDVARARSEKQKLIQESAGERNTQLARARSDISGLRSNAQAQATENLERARGYQERFLANWQAHQDAPALSRQRLYLEHLEARLGEMQIIVLTP, from the coding sequence GTGACCCTGCACGACGACATCCGCCATATTCTCAAACAGGTTCGCCCGCTGCTGATCACCGGCCTGGCGGTACTCTTGCCGGCGCTCTATGTGCTCAGCGGGTTTTACTCGGTCGGCACCGAAGAGCGCGGTGTTATTTTACGTTTTGGACAACTGGTCGATGACCAGGTACTCCCCGGCATGCACTACCACTGGCCCTGGCCAATAGAATCCGTGCACACAGTACCGGCCACGACTCTGAGAACCCTCGAACTGGACTTTTCCGCCTCCGCACCACAAGCGCTGCAACCGGAGTTGACCACCGGCGACGAAGACCTGGTGGACATCGCCCTGTTAGTGCAATACAACATTGGCTCCCCCGGAGAGTACCTTGGCAGCGCCGAAGCACCGGAAGCCCTGCTCGAACAGCTCGCCCGTACCCATACCATTGCCTACATCGGCGCCCACGCCATTGACCCCCTGCTGACCGTTGGCCGCACTCGCCTGCAGAATCAACTGAAACTCGACCTGCAACGCAGCGTTGAGGCCCTTGGGCTCGGACTCAGAGTGACCTCGGTGCAACTGCGCCGACTGGAACCGCCACCCTCGATCAAGGCCGCCTTTGATGACGTAGCCCGAGCACGGTCCGAAAAACAGAAGCTGATCCAGGAGAGCGCCGGGGAGCGCAACACCCAGCTGGCCAGAGCCCGAAGCGATATCAGCGGACTTCGCTCCAATGCCCAGGCGCAGGCCACCGAAAATCTGGAGCGAGCCCGGGGCTACCAGGAGCGTTTCCTCGCCAACTGGCAGGCCCACCAGGACGCCCCGGCACTATCGCGCCAGCGCCTTTATCTGGAACATCTCGAAGCGCGGCTGGGGGAAATGCAGATCATCGTTTTGACCCCCTGA
- a CDS encoding alkaline phosphatase PhoX, translated as MMFKLSKKGQLLALIAMASTLAACSGDDGERGPAGEQGPQGEAGVDGQNGADGQNGADGQAGADGQNGQDGVDGQDGADGEDGIGAGLMTPGLTRLATVPLGAEVTGAYVTEDGDLFFNAQHPSGSNTAQDADGNTFHTGTVGVVRGVNLHQLPRNLISSPVPRTQQEQETIQVAYGEYQVLGQTGDNFGGALSQGLGHVLATDDTTVSVESDMPDFNGYLATGANEGYLFTNWESIPGGMSRIKLNKDANSGHWSVDNTDVMMLDFGDWGTIANCFGSMSPWGTPLTSEEWGNDGDNTHRWNNPERAGEGSSQTALARYIDSSVNTANDAAQFPNTYRYHYIVEITEPTSANPVPVKHYAMGRYEHENSIVMPDERTVYLSQDNSRGVFFKFVADQPGDLSAGTLFAAKLTQDAGSSEPLTTGFDIEWIELASGNNTEIETWIAEYDAIGSDDYVEGKSSYLSDADAIAWANGDANYPSYDTAYQPAIDAGYTDANTFGGLVTAGDAMDDRVVFLESRKAARAKGATAEWQKFEGISVNHKRAEEAVEGTDLIPGEVVEDAYVYFAIADMDNGMVDDDGDIQLSARVKDCGGVYRMRLLPGYDTDRIEPVVMGSTYRSTADGAERCDVNALSQPDNVIVLDDGRILLGEDGFQTNNTLWMYDPKINN; from the coding sequence ATGATGTTCAAGCTGAGTAAAAAAGGACAATTGTTGGCTCTGATTGCCATGGCCTCCACCCTCGCCGCCTGCAGCGGCGATGACGGCGAGCGGGGCCCGGCCGGCGAACAAGGGCCGCAGGGCGAAGCCGGTGTCGATGGTCAGAACGGTGCCGATGGGCAGAATGGTGCCGACGGTCAGGCCGGAGCGGACGGCCAGAATGGTCAGGATGGCGTTGACGGACAAGACGGTGCTGACGGTGAAGACGGCATTGGCGCCGGATTGATGACACCCGGCCTGACCCGCCTGGCGACCGTACCACTGGGCGCGGAAGTCACCGGTGCCTATGTGACCGAAGACGGCGACCTGTTTTTTAACGCCCAGCACCCCAGCGGCAGCAACACCGCCCAGGATGCCGACGGCAACACCTTTCACACCGGTACCGTCGGGGTCGTGCGTGGGGTTAACCTCCATCAGTTGCCGCGCAACCTGATTTCCTCCCCCGTACCACGTACTCAGCAGGAGCAGGAAACCATTCAGGTCGCCTACGGTGAGTACCAGGTTCTGGGACAAACCGGCGACAACTTTGGTGGCGCGCTCTCTCAAGGGCTGGGCCATGTGCTGGCCACAGACGACACCACCGTCAGTGTTGAAAGCGACATGCCGGATTTCAATGGTTACCTGGCCACTGGCGCGAACGAAGGCTATCTGTTCACCAACTGGGAGTCCATCCCCGGTGGCATGAGCCGCATCAAGCTCAACAAGGATGCCAACAGCGGCCATTGGTCGGTCGACAACACCGATGTGATGATGCTCGACTTTGGCGACTGGGGTACCATTGCCAACTGTTTCGGCTCCATGTCTCCCTGGGGTACGCCGCTGACGTCCGAAGAGTGGGGTAACGACGGGGACAACACCCACCGCTGGAACAACCCCGAGCGCGCTGGTGAAGGTTCATCGCAAACCGCGCTGGCCCGCTACATCGACTCGTCGGTCAATACCGCCAACGATGCGGCTCAGTTCCCGAACACCTACCGCTACCACTACATTGTGGAAATTACCGAGCCCACCAGCGCCAACCCGGTCCCGGTCAAGCACTATGCCATGGGCCGCTACGAGCATGAAAACTCCATCGTCATGCCCGACGAGCGCACGGTGTACCTGTCCCAGGACAACTCTCGCGGTGTGTTCTTCAAGTTTGTGGCCGACCAGCCGGGCGATCTGAGCGCGGGCACCCTGTTCGCCGCCAAGCTCACCCAGGATGCCGGCAGCAGCGAGCCGCTCACCACCGGATTCGATATCGAGTGGATCGAATTGGCCAGTGGCAACAACACCGAGATCGAAACCTGGATCGCCGAGTACGATGCAATCGGCAGCGACGACTATGTGGAAGGCAAGAGCAGCTACCTGAGCGATGCCGACGCCATTGCCTGGGCCAACGGTGACGCCAACTACCCGAGCTACGATACCGCTTATCAGCCCGCGATCGATGCCGGTTACACCGATGCCAACACCTTCGGTGGCCTGGTGACGGCCGGCGACGCCATGGATGATCGCGTGGTGTTCCTGGAGTCCCGCAAAGCCGCCCGCGCCAAAGGCGCAACCGCCGAGTGGCAGAAGTTCGAAGGCATCAGTGTCAATCACAAGCGCGCCGAAGAGGCCGTGGAAGGTACCGACCTGATTCCGGGTGAAGTCGTGGAAGACGCCTACGTCTATTTCGCCATCGCCGATATGGACAACGGCATGGTCGACGATGACGGGGATATCCAGCTGTCGGCCCGCGTTAAAGATTGTGGCGGTGTCTATCGCATGCGTCTGCTGCCCGGATACGATACCGACCGCATTGAGCCGGTGGTAATGGGCTCTACCTACCGTTCCACCGCCGACGGCGCGGAACGTTGCGATGTCAACGCACTGTCACAGCCGGATAACGTGATCGTTCTGGACGACGGTCGCATCCTGCTCGGTGAAGACGGCTTCCAGACCAATAACACCCTGTGGATGTATGACCCCAAGATCAATAACTAA